One window of Amaranthus tricolor cultivar Red isolate AtriRed21 chromosome 11, ASM2621246v1, whole genome shotgun sequence genomic DNA carries:
- the LOC130827128 gene encoding uncharacterized protein LOC130827128, whose translation MSSSSVFNVFKKFSEEQLIAIRATGFGSLEFLKVSQLSLQLDFWLVKHFDAQSCSLNIPDSEPFKITEQHVHEVLRLPVGGMEMDANVFSKDDKVITQWKKQFKKNSLSVNIGELSMYLKNHKSAGPMFKRNFVVLCVSTLMSGGLNNSDI comes from the exons ATGTCGTCTTCATCtgtctttaatgtttttaagAAGTTTTCTGAAGAGCAGTTGATTGCGATTAGAGCTACAGGATTTGGATCCTTGGAGTTTTTGAAAGTGTCCCAACTGTCTTTGCAGTTGGATTTTTGGTTGGTCAAGCATTTTGATGCTCAGAGTTGTTCCTTGAATATTCCTGATTCCGAACCTTTCAAGATTACAGAACAACATGTACATGAGGTCCTAAGGCTTCCAGTTGGAGGCATGGAgatggatgcaaatgttttttCAAAGGATGATAAAGTCATTACCCAATGGAAAAAACAGTTCAAAAAGAACTCATTATCTGTCAACATTGGGGAGCTTTCAATGTATTTGAAGAACCATAAATCAGCTGGGCCAATGTTCAAACGCAATTTTGTAGTTCTTTGTGTTTCCACTTTAATGTCAG GAGGACTAAACAACTCAGATATTTGA